A genomic stretch from Neodiprion fabricii isolate iyNeoFabr1 chromosome 3, iyNeoFabr1.1, whole genome shotgun sequence includes:
- the LOC124177126 gene encoding thioredoxin-2: MVLQITSSADLKAKLSEAGNTLVVIDFFATWCGPCKMIAPKLEELSKELNDVIILKVDVDECEDIAFEYEISSMPTFVFIKNSAVLESFAGANFDKLKNTIQKHK; encoded by the exons ATGGTTCTCCAAATTACTAGCTCG GCTGATCTCAAGGCCAAATTGAGTGAGGCTGGAAATACGCTGGTCGTCATAGATTTCTTTGCTACTTGGTGCGGACCGTGCAAAATGATTGCACCAAAGCTCGAGGAATTGTCCAag GAACTCAATGACGTTATCATCCTCAAAGTTGATGTCGACGAGTGCGAGGATATTGCCTTCGAGTATGAAATATCCAGCATGCCCACCTtcgtttttataaaaaattctgctGTG CTGGAGTCATTTGCCGGTGctaattttgacaaactaaAAAACACCATTCAGAAACACAAGTGA
- the LOC124177125 gene encoding transmembrane protein 53, translating to MSEQDDLEYYIKFPTPYPPAPKDPSSGNTAAEPHEEFVFVYDEDKLPVVILLGWAGCQDKYLAKYSAIYEEKSCVTLRYTAPVECLFWKRYRMRDIGRRLVQVIADMNLHEHPIFFHVFSNGGAFLYQHVSFAMQQLETPLKVKGVIFDSAPGERRISSLFRAISAILGGHPFTNIPMSFVITIFLSILWLFEVIAQSLKEGCPIPTNPIALAEETHSWPQLFLYSNTDDLIPAKDVEKFASRRAARGVRVQMVRFTDSPHVKHYAAYREVYINIVCTFIHECLIPDNSSDLKEASHHREPAERPRLTKRVVLPSEASKPLM from the exons ATGTCTGAACAGGATGATCTCGAGTATTATATTAAATTCCCAACACCTTATCCACCGGCTCCGAAGGACCCTTCATCCGGAAACACTGCCGCAGAGCCTCATGAGGAATTTGTATTCGTATACGACGAAGACAAATTACCAGTGGTCATCCTCTTAGGATGGGCCGGCTGCCAGGACAAATATCTCGCTAAATACAGCGCgatttacgaagaaaaaag cTGCGTAACCCTTAGGTATACCGCACCGGTGGAATGTTTGTTCTGGAAGCGTTATCGAATGAGGGATATAGGGAGAAGGCTCGTCCAAGTCATTGCGGATATGAATTTACACGAGCATCCAATCTTCTTCCATGTGTTCAGTAATGGGGGTGCATTTCTTTATCAACATGTCAGCTTCGCTATGCAGCAGCTGGAAACACCATTGAAG GTGAAAGGTGTGATATTCGATAGTGCGCCGGGCGAACGAAGAATAAGCTCCTTGTTTCGGGCAATCAGTGCCATTCTTGGCGGACATCCCTTTACTAACATACCGATGTCCTTCGTCATCACAATCTTCCTTTCAATCTTGTGGCTTTTCGAA GTCATCGCACAATCTTTGAAGGAAGGTTGCCCAATCCCGACGAATCCCATAGCACTTGCTGAAGAAACGCACTCTTGGCCACAACTGTTTCTTTATTCCAATACTGACGACCTCATACCAGCCAAA gatgtagaaaaatttgctAGTCGGCGCGCTGCCAGAGGAGTCCGAGTACAAATGGTCAGATTCACAGACTCGCCTCACGTCAAACATTACGCTGCTTATCGGGAGGTCTATATCAACATTGTCTGTACGTTCATTCACGAGTGTTTGATACCCGATAACTCGTCAGATCTGAAAGAAGCTAGCCACCATAGAGAGCCTGCCGAAAGGCCACGACTAACAAAAAGAGTCGTACTTCCAAGTGAGGCCTCGAAACCATTGATGTAA
- the LOC124177776 gene encoding sodium-dependent phosphate transport protein 1, chloroplastic-like isoform X1, which produces MQRKGLSDQRESYNMPRLSMLPRTSRIVALCSAANFINAADRVIMPIAIVPMTDQYRWNLHWQGWILSAFAFGYFTSQVIGASTANRFGCKTVLMSAVLLWSISTVITPLLAHSIPMLIICRVILGLGEGLGLPVIFHLFAHNVPVEERSRAFGYLVAAGSVGQVVASVICPHMSWPNGFYLFGSLGILWTLLWMLLYRESNTQDEIPLFLPKVAQNRNMHWTELITHWPLWALYIAHFAMNWSNYIIMQWLPTYLARNLSAYKESISLTALPYIVNSLVGIVAGHSADNLIQKRWSVLSVRRLMTSIGLIGPGAFLLAFCAVDNLLAAVIFVSISMGLCACNSAGHLSNHADVAPNHAGITFAISNTIATIPGILCGPLTAELVTASQGRWMPVFVLAAAVNFTGAIIYHTHSSALQVL; this is translated from the exons ATGCAACGCAAAGGTTTGAG TGATCAACGAGAATCATACAACATGCCGCGGCTATCTATGCTCCCCAGGACTTCCAGAATCGTTGCATTATGTTCTGCTGCAAATTTCATCAATGCAGCTGACAGGGTAATCATGCCGATTGCCATCGTTCCTATGACCGACCAGTACAGATGGAATCTTCATTGGCAAGGCTGGATCTTGTCGGCGTTTGCATTTGGCTATTTTACAAGCCAG GTTATCGGAGCAAGTACGGCTAATCGATTTGGTTGTAAAACTGTTTTGATGTCGGCAGTTTTGCTATGGTCAATTAGCACGGTCATCACACCTCTATTGGCCCATTCGATACCCATGCTCATCATATGTCGAGTTATTCTTGGACTCGGAGAAGGTTTAG gtCTTCCAGTTATATTTCACCTGTTTGCTCATAATGTACCAGTTGAGGAGAGATCGCGTGCATTTGGGTATCTTGTAGCTGCGGGATCCGTTGGCCAAGTAGTAGCGTCGGTT ATTTGTCCGCACATGTCCTGGCCAAACGGATTTTACTTGTTTGGGAGCCTCGGAATCCTTTGGACTTTATTGTGGATGTTACTTTATAGAGAGTCAAACACTCAAGATGAAATACCATTGTTTTTACCCAAA GTGGCTCAAAATCGAAATATGCACTGGACAGAACTGATAACTCACTGGCCTCTTTGGGCATTGTATATAGCTCATTTTGCAATGAATTGGAGCAACTACATAATCATGCAATGGTTACCGACTTATTTGGCACGAAATTTATCTGCCTACAAGGAAAGCATCAGTTTAACAGCTTTGCCGTACATTGTAAACTCGCTTGTCGGTATTG TCGCTGGTCACAGTGCGGATAATTTGATTCAAAAAAGGTGGTCAGTCTTATCTGTAAGGAGATTGATGACTAGCATCGGCTTAATCGGTCCAGGGGCATTTTTGCTCGCCTTTTGCGCCGTTGACAACTTACTTGCAGCTGTGAT ATTTGTGTCAATTTCGATGGGACTTTGCGCCTGCAATTCGGCAGGTCATCTCAGCAATCACGCTGATGTAGCTCCTAATCATGCTGGCATAACTTTTGCTATATCAAACACAATa gCTACCATACCTGGAATTCTCTGTGGTCCACTGACTGCCGAATTAGTGACAGCCTCGCAGGGTCGATGGATGCCAGTCTTCGTTCTGGCAGCTGCAGTGAATTTTACTGGTGCGATAATCTATCACACACATAGTTCTGCGCTCCAAGTGTTATGA
- the LOC124177776 gene encoding sodium-dependent phosphate transport protein 1, chloroplastic-like isoform X2 — MPRLSMLPRTSRIVALCSAANFINAADRVIMPIAIVPMTDQYRWNLHWQGWILSAFAFGYFTSQVIGASTANRFGCKTVLMSAVLLWSISTVITPLLAHSIPMLIICRVILGLGEGLGLPVIFHLFAHNVPVEERSRAFGYLVAAGSVGQVVASVICPHMSWPNGFYLFGSLGILWTLLWMLLYRESNTQDEIPLFLPKVAQNRNMHWTELITHWPLWALYIAHFAMNWSNYIIMQWLPTYLARNLSAYKESISLTALPYIVNSLVGIVAGHSADNLIQKRWSVLSVRRLMTSIGLIGPGAFLLAFCAVDNLLAAVIFVSISMGLCACNSAGHLSNHADVAPNHAGITFAISNTIATIPGILCGPLTAELVTASQGRWMPVFVLAAAVNFTGAIIYHTHSSALQVL, encoded by the exons ATGCCGCGGCTATCTATGCTCCCCAGGACTTCCAGAATCGTTGCATTATGTTCTGCTGCAAATTTCATCAATGCAGCTGACAGGGTAATCATGCCGATTGCCATCGTTCCTATGACCGACCAGTACAGATGGAATCTTCATTGGCAAGGCTGGATCTTGTCGGCGTTTGCATTTGGCTATTTTACAAGCCAG GTTATCGGAGCAAGTACGGCTAATCGATTTGGTTGTAAAACTGTTTTGATGTCGGCAGTTTTGCTATGGTCAATTAGCACGGTCATCACACCTCTATTGGCCCATTCGATACCCATGCTCATCATATGTCGAGTTATTCTTGGACTCGGAGAAGGTTTAG gtCTTCCAGTTATATTTCACCTGTTTGCTCATAATGTACCAGTTGAGGAGAGATCGCGTGCATTTGGGTATCTTGTAGCTGCGGGATCCGTTGGCCAAGTAGTAGCGTCGGTT ATTTGTCCGCACATGTCCTGGCCAAACGGATTTTACTTGTTTGGGAGCCTCGGAATCCTTTGGACTTTATTGTGGATGTTACTTTATAGAGAGTCAAACACTCAAGATGAAATACCATTGTTTTTACCCAAA GTGGCTCAAAATCGAAATATGCACTGGACAGAACTGATAACTCACTGGCCTCTTTGGGCATTGTATATAGCTCATTTTGCAATGAATTGGAGCAACTACATAATCATGCAATGGTTACCGACTTATTTGGCACGAAATTTATCTGCCTACAAGGAAAGCATCAGTTTAACAGCTTTGCCGTACATTGTAAACTCGCTTGTCGGTATTG TCGCTGGTCACAGTGCGGATAATTTGATTCAAAAAAGGTGGTCAGTCTTATCTGTAAGGAGATTGATGACTAGCATCGGCTTAATCGGTCCAGGGGCATTTTTGCTCGCCTTTTGCGCCGTTGACAACTTACTTGCAGCTGTGAT ATTTGTGTCAATTTCGATGGGACTTTGCGCCTGCAATTCGGCAGGTCATCTCAGCAATCACGCTGATGTAGCTCCTAATCATGCTGGCATAACTTTTGCTATATCAAACACAATa gCTACCATACCTGGAATTCTCTGTGGTCCACTGACTGCCGAATTAGTGACAGCCTCGCAGGGTCGATGGATGCCAGTCTTCGTTCTGGCAGCTGCAGTGAATTTTACTGGTGCGATAATCTATCACACACATAGTTCTGCGCTCCAAGTGTTATGA
- the LOC124177777 gene encoding NFU1 iron-sulfur cluster scaffold homolog, mitochondrial-like yields the protein MFAKTTVLSRSINCGSIFARQSLRTINNAKRLHNCSKSYMQRPFLWQSTTRFNELHKRNMFIQTQDTPNPNSLKFLPGVAVLEPGQTMDFPTGSDAYCSPLAKMLFRIEGVKSIFFGSDFITVTKVDEDVDWKLIKPEVFATIMDFFASGLPVLTEAQPSLDTKIQDDDDETVQMIKELLDTRIRPTVQEDGGDIVYMGFVDGIVKLKMQGSCTSCPSSVVTLKNGVQNMMQFYIPEVQGVEQVEDESDRAAKEEFEKLETKIQTSKTSNEH from the exons ATGTTCGCAAAAACAACAGTTCTCAGTCGTTCGATAAACTGTGGGTCAATTTTTGCACGACAAAGTTTACG GACTATCAACAATGCTAAGCGTCTTCACAACTGTAGCAAATCTTACATGCAAAGGCCTTTCCTTTGGCAGTCGACCACCAGATTCAACGAATTGCATAAACGCAATATGTTTATACAAACTCAAGACACGCCAAATCCCAATAGTTTGAAGTTTCTACCTGGAGTTGCCGTCCTCGAACCAGGACAAACAATGGATTTTCCTACAGGATCAGATGCATATTGTTCGCCATTGGCAAAGATGCTTTTCAGAATTGAAGGAGTGAAGTCGATATTTTTTGGGTCTGATTTTATCACTGTAACTAAAGTTGACGAAGACGTCGATTGGAAGCTCATAAAGCCAGAAGTATTTGCTACTATAATGGATTTTTTTGCTAGCGGATTGCCTGTTCTTACTGAAGCACAGCCATCGCTAGATACAA AGATTCAGgatgatgacgatgaaacTGTTCAAATGATAAAAGAACTTCTTGACACAAGAATCAGGCCCACAGTCCAAGAAGATGGAGGAGACATTGTGTACATG GGTTTCGTAGATGGGATAGTAAAGCTAAAAATGCAAGGTTCTTGTACCAGCTGCCCCAGTTCCGTAGTGACATTGAAAAACGGTGTGCAAAATATGatgcaattttatattcctgaaGTTCAGGGTGTTGAACAAGTCGAAGATGAATCAGATCGAGCAGCGAAGGaagaatttgagaaattaGAGACAAAGATTCAGACAAGCAAGACCAGTAACGAACACTAG